A region from the Halomarina litorea genome encodes:
- a CDS encoding DUF1028 domain-containing protein, with protein sequence MQPRPSTFSIVARDPETDAVGVAVQSKFVSVGSVVPFAAADAGAIATQSFANVAYGPEGLDHLRDGKSATEVVEALTDADDDAATRQVGVVGRDGSVAAFTGEECLDYAGDLQGEHYTVQGNILENAKTLEAMADAYESTDGGLPERLVAALHAGNEAGGDRRGEQSAALYVAKPEGGYDGGNDRWVDVRVDDHDRPIEELERVFKVYDVTLLERVEPAETRELTGETAREVRAALADLGLYDGEGAEAADEGFGEDARAALEEFRGINNFENHSLVVLEDALARGWSDAEGSGEQRLVDAVWHGLSRLDRR encoded by the coding sequence ATGCAGCCCAGACCATCGACGTTCTCCATCGTCGCCCGCGACCCGGAGACGGACGCCGTCGGCGTCGCCGTCCAGTCGAAGTTCGTCAGCGTCGGCTCCGTCGTACCGTTCGCCGCGGCAGACGCGGGCGCCATCGCCACGCAGAGCTTCGCGAACGTCGCCTACGGCCCCGAGGGACTCGACCACCTGCGGGACGGGAAGTCCGCCACCGAGGTGGTCGAGGCGCTGACCGACGCCGACGACGACGCGGCGACGCGACAGGTGGGCGTCGTCGGGCGGGACGGCTCCGTCGCGGCGTTCACCGGCGAGGAGTGCCTCGACTACGCCGGGGACCTGCAGGGCGAGCACTACACCGTCCAGGGGAACATCCTCGAGAACGCGAAGACGCTGGAGGCGATGGCCGACGCCTACGAGTCGACCGACGGCGGCCTCCCGGAACGGCTCGTCGCGGCGCTCCACGCCGGCAACGAGGCGGGCGGCGACAGGCGCGGCGAGCAGAGCGCGGCGCTGTACGTCGCCAAGCCGGAGGGTGGCTACGACGGCGGCAACGACCGCTGGGTGGACGTGCGCGTCGACGACCACGACCGCCCCATCGAGGAACTGGAGCGCGTGTTCAAGGTGTACGACGTGACCCTGCTGGAGCGCGTCGAACCCGCAGAGACGCGCGAACTGACCGGCGAGACGGCCCGCGAGGTGCGCGCGGCGCTCGCCGACCTCGGACTGTACGACGGCGAGGGGGCGGAGGCCGCCGACGAGGGGTTCGGCGAGGACGCGCGGGCCGCACTGGAGGAGTTCCGCGGCATCAACAACTTCGAGAACCACTCGCTGGTGGTGCTGGAGGACGCACTCGCCCGTGGCTGGTCGGACGCCGAGGGGAGCGGCGAGCAACGACTGGTCGACGCCGTCTGGCACGGCCTGTCGCGACTGGACCGCCGCTGA
- a CDS encoding DUF7528 family protein produces MVVRLGDDSHVLDAAEARTLRSALDDALHRVTEFTHTTGEQRPDGSYVVSRRRASSSGHRRVFDSFAALRARYDALPETFTADDVEWATGGRRHMLVWHVAEHPEFDCRIVKRQPLTARKGERQTSDGEVPTED; encoded by the coding sequence GTGGTCGTGCGTCTCGGCGACGACTCGCACGTCCTCGACGCCGCGGAGGCCCGAACCCTCCGGTCGGCGCTCGACGACGCCCTCCACCGAGTGACGGAGTTCACGCACACGACGGGCGAACAGCGCCCGGACGGGTCGTACGTCGTCTCGCGTCGGCGTGCCTCGTCCTCGGGCCACCGCCGGGTGTTCGACTCCTTCGCGGCCCTCCGGGCGCGCTACGACGCCCTGCCCGAGACGTTCACCGCGGACGACGTGGAGTGGGCGACGGGTGGCCGCCGCCACATGCTCGTCTGGCACGTCGCGGAACACCCCGAGTTCGACTGTCGAATCGTCAAGCGCCAGCCCCTCACCGCCCGCAAGGGCGAGAGGCAGACGAGCGACGGTGAGGTACCGACGGAGGACTGA
- a CDS encoding amphi-Trp domain-containing protein: MEEVLFKSEHEENRAAIADYLRAVADKLDAGGAVTLSDGGESVTLDVPARATFEVKAERETGSGAPELSVEFELEWTEGDEEAGGTGLNIE, from the coding sequence ATGGAAGAAGTCCTCTTCAAGTCGGAACACGAGGAGAACCGCGCCGCCATCGCCGACTACCTGCGAGCCGTCGCCGACAAACTCGATGCCGGGGGGGCCGTCACCCTCTCGGACGGCGGGGAGTCGGTCACCCTCGACGTGCCCGCGCGGGCGACGTTCGAGGTGAAGGCGGAACGCGAGACGGGGAGCGGTGCCCCCGAGTTGAGCGTCGAGTTCGAACTGGAGTGGACCGAGGGCGACGAGGAGGCGGGTGGGACCGGCCTCAACATCGAGTAG
- a CDS encoding PadR family transcriptional regulator: MYDLTGFQRDLLYVISGSDDPHGLAIKEELEDYYEKEIHHGRLYPNLDTLVEKGLVEKGQRDRRTNFYTVTRRGRRELQARREWEGQYVDIEA, encoded by the coding sequence ATGTACGATCTGACGGGGTTCCAGCGCGACCTGCTGTACGTCATCTCCGGGAGCGACGACCCGCACGGCCTCGCCATCAAGGAGGAACTGGAGGACTACTACGAGAAGGAGATCCACCACGGTCGGCTCTACCCGAACCTCGACACGCTGGTCGAGAAGGGACTCGTCGAGAAGGGGCAACGCGACCGCCGGACGAACTTCTACACCGTGACCCGCCGCGGTCGGCGCGAACTCCAGGCCCGCCGCGAGTGGGAGGGCCAGTACGTCGACATCGAAGCCTGA